In Debaryomyces hansenii CBS767 chromosome A complete sequence, a genomic segment contains:
- a CDS encoding DEHA2D02420p (highly similar to uniprot|P32939 Saccharomyces cerevisiae YML001w YPT7 GTP-binding protein of the RAB family): protein MSGRKKTLLKVIILGDSGVGKTSLMQQFVNNKFSHQYKATIGADFLTKEITIDNNKQVTLQIWDTAGQERFQSLGVAFYRGADCCVLCYDVTNEKSLNNLSSWKDEFLIQSNVSNPQDFPFIIIGNKIDVDDSKKIPSLQKKLNNITNNQLGGLNYPVFETSAKDSINVESAFEVVAKMALQQEELNDANGNDVSDDYNDAINIHLENDAGGCAC, encoded by the coding sequence ATGTCAGGAAGAAAGAAGACTTTGTTAAAAGTGATTATATTAGGAGATTCGGGTGTTGGGAAAACATCTTTGATGCAACAATTTGTTAATAACAAATTCTCCCACCAGTATAAAGCAACAATTGGGGCCGATTTTTTGACGAAGGAAATtactattgataataataaacaagTAACATTGCAAATTTGGGATACAGCCGGTCAAGAAAGATTCCAGAGTTTAGGGGTTGCGTTCTATAGAGGTGCAGACTGTTGTGTGTTGTGTTATGATGTTACCAACGAAAAGTCGTTGAATAACTTGTCTTCGTGGAAAGACgaatttttgattcaatCGAACGTAAGCAATCCCCAGGACTTCCCGTTCATTATAATAGGTAACAAGATTGATGTTGATGACTCGAAGAAAATTCCATCGTTGCAGAAAAAGTTGAACAATATAACTAACAACCAATTGGGCGGATTGAACTACCCAGTATTTGAAACCAGTGCTAAGGACTCGATTAACGTCGAGCTGGCATTCGAGGTGGTTGCCAAGATGGCATTGCAGCAGGAAGAGTTGAATGACGCCAATGGTAATGATGTGAGCGACGACTATAACGATGctattaatattcatttAGAGAACGACGCAGGCGGATGTGCGTGCTAG
- a CDS encoding DEHA2D02442p (similar to uniprot|P47137 Saccharomyces cerevisiae YJR096w): MSNLTTSIQLTKQSRYRLNNGHQIPVTGFGCYEVPLNKSKELVYEALKAGYRHIDCAAGYRNEKETAQGVAEFLKENPDVDRQDIWYTTKIQNSDHGYEETKKAVQKISDNVKQYIGYVDLVLIHSPKSNKEKRLATWKALQEFVTNPTNPVLNIKSLGVSNYGIAHLEELLNWDGLLIKPVVDQLELHPWLPQLKLREYLVEHDILAEAYSPLTQGYKLNDKELLDLEAKYKIPKAEILLKWSFLQGFIVLVKSEKVERIKQNLGVLADGKNDELDETTHLGKVDLDYEILEALDKPESHEVLTWGNQDPTQYVDPK, from the coding sequence ATGTCCAACCTCACTACATCCATCCAACTTACTAAACAAAGTAGATATAGATTGAATAATGGGCATCAAATTCCTGTAACGGGGTTTGGATGTTACGAAGTTCCACTCAACAAGTCCAAGGAGTTAGTTTACGAGGCTTTAAAGGCTGGATATCGTCACATTGACTGTGCAGCCGGGTATCGTAACGAAAAGGAAACAGCGCAAGGAGTGGCCGAATTCTTGAAGGAAAACCCGGACGTAGACAGACAAGATATTTGGTACACCACTAAAATTCAAAACTCAGACCATGGCTACGAAGAAACCAAAAAGGCTGTACAAAAGATTAGCGACAACGTAAAACAATACATCGGTTATGTTGACTTGGTGCTTATACATTCGCCTAAATCCAACAAGGAAAAGAGATTGGCTACGTGGAAGGCATTGCAGGAGTTTGTCACCAACCCAACTAATCCAGTGTTGAACATCAAGTCCCTTGGGGTTTCGAACTACGGAATTGCCCAtttggaagaattattgaactGGGATGGATTATTGATCAAGCCAGTAGTGGATCAATTGGAATTGCACCCATGGTTACCGCAATTAAAATTGAGAGAATATTTAGTGGAGCATGACATATTAGCTGAAGCTTACTCTCCATTGACCCAGGGATATAAGCTCAACGATAAAGAACTCTTAGACTTGGAGGCTAAATATAAGATTCCTAAGGCAGAGATTTTATTGAAGTGGTCTTTCTTACAGGGGTTTATCGTATTGGTTAAGTCCGAGAAGGTGGAAAGAATCAAGCAAAACTTGGGTGTTTTAGCAGACGGGAAGAATGATGAATTGGACGAAACAACCCATCTTGGTAAGGTCGATTTGGATTATGAAATTCTCGAGGCCTTAGATAAACCTGAATCACACGAAGTTTTAACTTGGGGTAATCAAGACCCAACTCAATACGTGGATCCTAAATAA
- a CDS encoding DEHA2D02464p (similar to uniprot|Q12335 Saccharomyces cerevisiae YDR032C PST2 or uniprot|P25349 Saccharomyces cerevisiae YCR004c YCP4), protein MGPRTAIITYSLYHHIASMATAAKTGVESAGGTAKIFQVAETLPDSLLKKLGAPPKPDFPLATNDTLTEYDAFLFGIPTRYGNMPAQLKAFWDGTGSLWAKGALIGKPAGMFVSTGSVGGGQETTVISNLSTLVHHGMVFVPLGYSHPGITSMDEVHGGSPWGAGTFASSDGSRKVSDLELEIAKAQGANFYKTIAKLKGIEN, encoded by the coding sequence ATGGGACCAAGAACTGCAATTATCACATATTCGCTTTACCACCATATTGCTTCAATGGCAACAGCAGCTAAAACTGGTGTTGAATCGGCTGGGGGTACAGCAAAGATCTTTCAAGTGGCAGAAACTCTTCCAGATTCTCTTCTTAAGAAATTGGGGGCTCCACCTAAACCAGATTTTCCCCTTGCAACTAATGACACATTGACCGAATACGATGCCTTTTTATTTGGTATCCCTACCAGATATGGTAATATGCCTGCACAATTAAAGGCTTTTTGGGATGGTACTGGTAGTTTGTGGGCCAAAGGTGCTTTGATTGGTAAACCTGCAGGTATGTTTGTCTCTACCGGTTCAGTTGGTGGTGGTCAAGAGACTACAGTTATCAGTAATTTGTCTACCTTAGTTCACCATGGTATGGTTTTTGTCCCATTAGGATATTCACACCCAGGTATTACTTCAATGGATGAAGTACATGGTGGTTCGCCATGGGGTGCCGGTACTTTTGCATCTTCAGATGGTTCTAGAAAGGTGTCAGACTTGGAACTCGAGATTGCTAAGGCACAAGGTGCAAACTTTTACAAGACCATTGCGAAGCTtaaaggaattgaaaattag
- a CDS encoding DEHA2D02486p (no similarity), which produces MASPTEICVKSAKFESITGYISLYAGIFVASGSVEVTKKSNNWLTSILVHSDNSTPHLRYIPSETFAYDRAKG; this is translated from the coding sequence ATGGCTAGCCCTACTGAGATCTGTGTCAAATCTGCAAAATTTGAACTGATTACCGGATACATATCTTTATATGCTGGTATTTTTGTAGCTTCAGGTTCTGTCGAAGTGACGAAGAAATCCAATAATTGGCTAACTTCAATATTGGTTCATCTGGACAACTCTACGCCCCACTTGAGATATATCCCATCAGAAACCTTTGCATATGATCGAGCAAAGGGCTGA
- a CDS encoding DEHA2D02508p (weakly similar to uniprot|P38351 Saccharomyces cerevisiae YBR279w PAF1 DNA-directed RNA polymerase II regulator) has translation MSSKPHKPIRQEYIAKVRYINNLPPPPLNPKFIDYNTTEKVSSKTESEQLMSSLFRKENFTSFIESVDEELGMNLNLINNSGFLDNENESSIYKMVGEKNDNDDIKHIVLHPKDRALLRDAGIGNISKSEPDVSFLRRTEYIAERQLPKSNGNLKGNDDVAEIAEAKKAENANDPAAQLAAVENTFDQAQETLDSFSNLKHPGKKHLKAVSTWPLLPDTSMMDSKFLTLKFSGSASISRELQLLKRQQKDKYDETFQKNSLESAIFRPITSEDGEWISMYQVRDAKKAEEIKEKLNSSERERPVNILDEQEDIEDYKFKHSKDYDMNFHRFSKPYEELAIKFEPAEDSSETKKTRKRKAAYYYPVTGRIDLKKHRASTNSEINRFLRDSAVDVINFTLREPNTNEIRKMDAIRSEFDPMDYEGEEDIAEEFDDATGIVSGQAESVEKPEANNVNEQED, from the coding sequence ATGTCGCTGAAACCTCATAAGCCTATAAGGCAAGAATATATTGCCAAGGTGCgttatattaataatttaccACCACCTCCGTTGAACCCTAAGTTTATAGATTACAATACAACTGAGAAGGTATCGTCCAAAACAGAATCAGAACAATTGATGAGTTCTTTGTTCAGGAAAGAGAATTTTACTAGTTTTATAGAGTCCGTCGATGAAGAGTTGGgaatgaatttgaatttgattaataattctGGGTTCttggataatgaaaatgaatcgAGTATTTACAAAATGGTGGGTGAGAAGAATGATAACGACGATATTAAGCACATTGTATTACACCCTAAGGATAGAGCTTTATTAAGAGATGCTGGCATTGGTAATATATCTAAGTCAGAGCCAGATGTTTCGTTCTTGAGGAGAACTGAATATATTGCTGAGAGACAATTACCAAAATCCAACGGAAACTTGAAAGGAAATGACGATGTCGCCGAGATTGCTGAAGCAAAGAAAGCAGAAAATGCAAATGATCCTGCTGCTCAGTTGGCGGCTGTAGAGAACACATTTGACCAGGCGCAAGAAACTTTGGATAGCTTCAGTAATTTAAAACATCCGGGAAAGAAGCACTTAAAGGCAGTATCAACATGGCCATTATTACCCGATACTTCGATGATGGACTCAAAGTTCTTAACACTTAAATTTTCCGGTTCTGCTTCAATTAGCCGTGaattacaattattgaaaagacAACAAAAAGACAAATACGACGAGACCTTCCAAAAGAACTCGTTGGAATCGGCTATTTTCAGGCCAATAACTTCGGAAGACGGTGAATGGATTTCGATGTATCAAGTTCGTGATGCTAAAAAGGCTGAAGAAATAaaggaaaaattgaattcgaGCGAACGGGAACGCCCAGTTAACATATTAGACGAACAAGAGGATATCGAGGACTACAAATTTAAACACAGTAAGGATTATGATATGAATTTCCATCGTTTTTCGAAACCATATGAAGAACTagcaattaaatttgaGCCAGCGGAAGATTCCTCTGAGACTAAGAAAACTCGCAAAAGAAAAGCTGCATATTACTATCCAGTTACGGGTagaattgatttgaaaaagcaTAGGGCTTCTACAAATAGCGAAATTAATAGATTTTTACGTGATAGTGCTGTGGATGTAATTAACTTTACATTAAGAGAACCAAATACCAATGAAATTAGAAAGATGGATGCTATTAGATCGGAATTTGATCCAATGGATTAtgaaggtgaagaagatatcGCAGAAGAATTTGACGACGCTACAGGAATCGTTTCTGGTCAAGCAGAATCAGTAGAAAAACCTGAGGCCAACAATGTGAATGAACAAGAGGATTAG